Proteins from a genomic interval of Papaver somniferum cultivar HN1 chromosome 4, ASM357369v1, whole genome shotgun sequence:
- the LOC113273043 gene encoding uncharacterized protein LOC113273043, whose product MRVLLSIAAIRGWSLHQLDVNNAFLQGDLDEEIYMKLPPGLGSEGPSKVLRLKKSLYGLKQASRQWFAKFSSVLLAEGFQKSLCDNSLFTYHKGNKSIFVLIYVDDIIITGTDNIFINSLKSRLASYFSIKDLGKLQYFLGIEVSRSSKGIFLCQRKYILDILKDSGLTGTRTSSFPMDAHLKLTSEAGTPLPDPSIYRRLIGRLLYLTVTRPDITYAVNYLSQFMQRPHSSHLDAANHVLRYLKGTIGHGIFLASSTPLILKGYTDSDWAGCPMTRRSTTGYLVTIGNSPVSWKSKKQPTVARSSRGAEYRALAHLTAELQWLRYLFQDLRIPCILPIVVSCDSQAAIHIAQNPVFHERTKHIEIDCYFVREKLLNGLIKPQHLPSSEQLADLFTKPLGVKQFQHLVSKLGIRSDSNPPT is encoded by the coding sequence ATGCGTGTGCTATTATCCATTGCCGCCATTCGAGGATGGTCCcttcatcaacttgatgtcaatAATGCATTCCTTCAAGGCgatcttgatgaagaaatatacatgaaatTACCCCCTGGTTTAGGTTCTGAGGGTCCCTCCAAAGTTCTAAGattaaaaaaatctttatatgggCTGAAACAAGCTTCAAGGCAATGGTTTGCCAAATTTTCTTCGGTATTACTTGCTGAAGGTTTCCAAAAATCATTATGtgataattctctcttcacataTCATAAAGGAAATAAATCCATTTTTGTCCtcatttatgttgatgatatcattatCACCGGTACTGATAATATTTTCATCAACTCTCTCAAATCCAGACTTGCGTCCTATTTCTCAatcaaagatttgggaaaattacaATACTTCTTGGGCATCGAAGTTTCTCGTtcttccaaaggaatttttctttgTCAAAGGAAGTACATTCTGGATATCCTAAAGGATTCTGGACTCACTGGAACGCGCACCTCTTCTTTTCCTATGGATGCACATCTAAAACTGACATCCGAGGCTGGTACACCTTTGCCAGATCCTAGTATTTATCGGCGCTTAATTGGTCGTCTTTTATACCTTACAGTCACACGACCAGATATCACTTATGCAGTGAATTATTTAAGCCAATTTATGCAACGTCCTCATTCTTCACATCTGGATGCTGCTAATCATGTTTTACGATACCTTAAAGGTACTATTGGTCATGGAATTTTTCTGGCCTCTTCCACTCCTTTGATACTCAAAGGATATACCGACTCTGATTGGGCAGGCTGCCCAATGACCCGCCGATCCACTACTGGATACCTTGTTACTATAGGTAACAGCCCAGTTTCCTGGAAATCTAAAAAGCAACCCACGGTTGCTCGTTCTTCGCGCGGAGCTGAATATCGTGCTCTTGCACATTTAACTGCAGAACTACAATGGCTTCGTTATTTGTTTCAGGATTTAAGAATTCCTTGTATTCTTCCAATAGTTGTTTCCTGTGACAGTCAGGCAGCTATTCACATTGCTCAAAATCCAGTATTTCACGAGAGGACGAAGCACATCGAAATTGATTGTTATTTCGTACGGGAGAAACTGCTCAACGGCTTAATTAAACCACAACATCTACCGTCTTCTGAACAGCTTGCAGATTTATTCACAAAACCTTTAGGTGTCAAGCAATTTCAACATTTGGTTAGCAAGTTGGGTATTCGATCTGACTCGAatcctccaacttga